The Candidatus Polarisedimenticolaceae bacterium genome window below encodes:
- a CDS encoding protein kinase: MGLVPGEKVGPYDVVAPLGKGGMGEVYRARDPRLSREVAIKALPAEVAQDPDRRARFEREAQLLASLNHPYIAAIHGLEEAGGAKYLVLELVHGRTLGEVIGDGPLPPDEAAALALQIAEALGAAHEKGIIHRDLKPGNVMVTADHQVKLLDFGLGKSIESDASASSSAHSPTMTIASTQAGLILGTAAYMSPEQAKGRPADRRSDVWGFGCLLYEMLAGKPAFEGEDVTEILAHVVRGEPDWSRLPPGTPASLRALCERCLAKDRAKRLSDMSVVRFVLEERAAVAAAIPPAARAQRWPLIAALVIAAVLATAGVTRFLGPKPAASTGVTRLSVVLPYGDELRLTNFRPVAISPDGATIVYVARNSDNVTQLYRRALDTGETAPIPDTDGARTPFFSPDGRWIGFFAQGKVKKVSIDGTGVATLADASDARGGCWAPDGTIYFAPTNMVGLSKVSASGGETAVVTTPDRSAGEISHRWPHMLPDGKSLLYTVWAGPGTDEHSVVRLDLGSGARSVLIKGGDDGSYVAPGHLVYGRLDNLLAVPWNPGERAPAASAPITLHETPRMENEGGSAYDVSPAGTLVHVPGGPDRLSRQIVWVDRSGHEEPVATPARDFEGIALSPDGKLAAVQISSGTTEIWLYDFARGTMTPFEVSAAHSSQAPVWSADGRTIFYRGTRNGQRNIYAKAADGTSAEVRLSEAEGVVQSPTSVSADGKWLFYTEGGASVKGRCWVMSLDGSKTAHPILDPGDIDGQISPDGRWLSFESGRSGQQELYVTPFPGPGPSRQVSVGGGVQPLWSRDGRELFYSNGASVMVVDMSGAVGTPRVLHDDRYRPSLNANTAYGISADGKRFLRIRQTRPEGPLNHIDVVLGWADQLKK; this comes from the coding sequence GTGGGCCTCGTCCCGGGAGAAAAAGTCGGTCCGTATGACGTCGTCGCCCCCCTCGGCAAGGGGGGCATGGGCGAGGTCTACCGTGCGCGCGATCCGCGCCTCTCGCGCGAAGTCGCGATCAAGGCGCTTCCCGCCGAGGTCGCGCAGGATCCGGACCGGCGCGCGCGGTTCGAGCGCGAGGCGCAGCTCCTCGCTTCCCTGAACCACCCGTACATCGCCGCGATCCACGGACTCGAGGAGGCCGGCGGAGCCAAGTACCTCGTCCTCGAGCTGGTCCACGGCCGCACGCTGGGCGAGGTCATCGGCGACGGGCCGCTCCCGCCCGACGAAGCGGCGGCGCTCGCGCTCCAGATCGCCGAGGCGCTCGGCGCCGCCCACGAGAAGGGGATCATCCACCGCGACCTCAAGCCCGGCAACGTCATGGTCACGGCCGACCACCAGGTCAAGCTCCTCGACTTCGGTCTCGGCAAGTCGATCGAGAGCGATGCCAGTGCGAGCAGCTCGGCGCACTCGCCGACGATGACGATCGCCTCGACGCAGGCCGGCCTCATCCTCGGCACCGCCGCGTACATGAGCCCCGAGCAGGCGAAAGGTCGTCCCGCCGACCGCCGCAGCGACGTGTGGGGCTTCGGCTGCCTCCTCTACGAGATGCTCGCGGGCAAGCCCGCGTTCGAAGGCGAGGACGTCACGGAGATCCTCGCGCACGTCGTGCGAGGCGAGCCCGACTGGTCGAGGCTCCCGCCGGGGACGCCGGCGTCGCTGCGCGCTCTCTGCGAGCGCTGCCTCGCCAAGGACCGCGCGAAGCGCCTCTCCGACATGTCGGTCGTGCGCTTCGTTCTCGAGGAGCGCGCCGCCGTCGCGGCGGCGATCCCGCCCGCGGCGCGCGCGCAGCGCTGGCCCCTCATCGCAGCGCTCGTGATCGCGGCGGTGCTGGCGACGGCGGGCGTCACACGTTTTCTCGGGCCGAAGCCCGCGGCATCCACGGGCGTGACGCGCCTCTCCGTCGTCCTCCCCTACGGCGACGAGCTGAGGCTGACGAACTTCCGCCCCGTGGCGATCTCGCCCGACGGCGCGACGATCGTCTACGTTGCGCGGAACTCCGACAACGTCACTCAGCTCTATCGCCGCGCGCTCGACACCGGCGAGACGGCGCCGATTCCCGATACGGACGGGGCGCGCACACCCTTCTTCTCCCCGGACGGCCGATGGATCGGCTTCTTCGCACAGGGCAAGGTCAAGAAGGTCTCGATCGACGGCACAGGCGTCGCGACGCTCGCCGATGCCTCCGATGCGCGCGGCGGGTGCTGGGCCCCGGACGGCACGATCTACTTCGCGCCGACCAACATGGTCGGCCTCTCCAAAGTCAGCGCCTCCGGCGGCGAGACGGCCGTGGTCACCACTCCGGACCGTTCGGCCGGTGAGATCAGCCATCGCTGGCCCCACATGCTGCCCGACGGCAAGTCTCTCCTCTACACCGTGTGGGCCGGACCGGGGACCGACGAGCACTCGGTCGTCCGTCTGGACCTCGGAAGCGGCGCGCGGAGCGTGCTCATCAAGGGAGGCGACGACGGCTCCTACGTCGCTCCCGGGCACCTCGTCTACGGCCGCCTCGACAACCTCCTCGCCGTCCCGTGGAATCCCGGAGAAAGAGCGCCGGCCGCATCCGCGCCGATCACGCTCCACGAGACGCCGCGGATGGAGAACGAAGGCGGCTCCGCGTACGACGTTTCGCCGGCCGGGACGCTCGTCCACGTGCCCGGTGGTCCCGACCGCCTCTCCCGGCAGATCGTCTGGGTCGATCGCTCGGGTCACGAGGAGCCCGTCGCCACGCCCGCGCGCGACTTCGAGGGGATCGCGCTCTCTCCCGACGGTAAGCTTGCGGCGGTGCAGATCTCTTCAGGGACGACCGAGATCTGGCTCTACGACTTCGCCCGCGGCACGATGACGCCGTTCGAGGTGAGCGCCGCGCACAGCAGCCAGGCTCCCGTGTGGTCGGCCGACGGCCGCACGATCTTTTACCGCGGCACGCGGAACGGCCAGCGCAACATCTATGCGAAGGCCGCCGACGGGACCTCCGCCGAAGTTCGCCTCTCCGAGGCGGAAGGGGTGGTGCAGTCGCCGACCTCGGTGAGTGCCGACGGCAAATGGCTCTTCTATACGGAGGGCGGCGCGAGCGTGAAGGGCCGATGCTGGGTGATGAGCCTCGATGGAAGCAAGACCGCGCATCCGATCCTCGACCCGGGGGATATCGACGGCCAGATCTCTCCCGACGGACGTTGGCTATCGTTCGAGTCGGGACGATCGGGTCAGCAGGAGCTTTACGTCACGCCGTTTCCTGGCCCGGGGCCCTCGCGGCAGGTCTCGGTCGGCGGCGGAGTCCAACCGCTGTGGTCGCGCGATGGGCGCGAGCTCTTCTACTCGAACGGCGCGAGCGTCATGGTGGTCGACATGAGCGGTGCCGTGGGCACGCCACGGGTGCTGCACGACGATCGGTACCGGCCGAGCCTGAACGCGAACACCGCGTACGGCATCTCGGCCGACGGCAAGCGCTTCCTTCGGATCCGCCAGACGCGTCCGGAAGGCCCGCTCAACCACATCGATGTCGTGCTGGGGTGGGCCGATCAGCTGAAGAAGTAG
- a CDS encoding CBS domain-containing protein → MKIAEFMTQGVYTVHSHDTLEKAAGVMWEHDCGAVPVVDDDGRVVSMITDRDVCMAAYTQGQLLAAIPVASAMSQRCVSCNAEETAQAAERAMRQHQIRRLPVVDDMGRLVGIVSINDIVLEATTKPAEMAVTLAAICRHHNRDLSPVST, encoded by the coding sequence ATGAAGATCGCGGAGTTCATGACCCAGGGCGTTTACACCGTGCACTCGCACGACACTCTCGAGAAGGCGGCCGGCGTGATGTGGGAGCACGACTGCGGCGCGGTACCCGTCGTCGATGACGACGGCCGTGTCGTCTCGATGATCACCGATCGCGACGTCTGCATGGCCGCGTACACGCAGGGACAACTCCTCGCCGCGATTCCGGTGGCCAGCGCGATGTCGCAACGGTGCGTCTCGTGCAATGCCGAGGAGACCGCGCAGGCGGCCGAGCGCGCGATGCGCCAGCACCAGATCCGCCGCCTGCCGGTCGTCGACGACATGGGCCGCCTGGTCGGCATCGTCTCGATCAACGACATCGTGCTTGAGGCCACGACGAAGCCCGCCGAGATGGCGGTGACGCTCGCCGCGATCTGCCGGCACCACAATCGCGACCTGTCGCCGGTTTCGACTTAA